The genomic stretch TGCTCCGTGAGCACAACGTAGCCGTCCCCTCTGACGTCGCTGAGCACACACAGGCCTGGACCGACCGTGGTGCGGGCGTCCTTCATGTTCTCGCCGACGGAGAGGTCATCGGGGCACTGGCAATGGAGGACAAGGTCAGGCCTGAATCTCGGGCCGCAGTGGCAGCTCTGCAGGCCCGCGGGGTGAAGGTCGCCATGATCACCGGGGACGCGAACCAGGTCGCCCAAGCGGTAGGCGCTGAGCTGGGCATCGATAAAGTCTTCGCAGAGGTCATGCCCCAGGACAAGGACACCAAGGTCGCCCAGCTGCAGGAACGCAGAAACACTGTGGCCATGGTCGGAGACGGCGTCAACGACGCCCCCGCCCTGGCCCGGGCTGAGGTCGGCATCGCCATCGGCGCCGGCACCGATGTGGCTATGGAGTCTGCCGGAGTCGTCCTTGCCGGCAATGACCCTCGGGCGGTGCTGTCAATGATCGAGCTGTCCCGGACCAGTTACACCAAGATGGTCCAGAACCTCGTATGGGCCGCAGGTTATAACGTCGTCGCAGTTCCCCTGGCAGCAGGGGTGCTCGCGCCCATCGGGTTCGTGCTCTCCCCCGCCGTCGGGGCGATCCTGATGTCGGTGTCGACCATTGTGGTGGCGCTCAACGCTCAGCTCCTACGCCGCATCGACCTCAACCCCGCACACCTAGCCGCCACCGAAACAGGCCGGTTGGTTCCCTGAAGATTTGATGAAGCTTGAGCGCGAGAGGTGCTCTTGACGTGACTCCTCCTCCACACGGGACCACACTCAACGCAGGGAGGTTAGCGCAGGGTCCGTAGCGCGGTAGTCGGTCCTAGTCTGTGCATCGTCTCCCGTGACGAAGCAACTACACGGGCACGGTTCAATCCTTCCAAGATGCACTTGAGTTTGATCTCTAATATTCGACAACCGAAGCAGAAATTGACGAAGGAGCAACATCATGACTCATCACGTGACGTCCATGCTGGACACGTATCCGAAAGATATTTCGTGGGTGGACAAGCAGAAGCTGGCTGAGTGCATCGAAGCGTGTTTCGAGTGCGCTCAGACCTGTACCGCCTGCGCCGACGCGTGCCTTGCAGAAGACATGGTGGCGGAACTGACCACCTGCATTCGAACAAACGCGGACTGCGCCGATATTTGTGCGATGACCGGCAACGTTCTTTCCCGGCAGACCGGGGTCAATATTGATCTGGTCCGCGCCGTTGTCGAAGCATGCCGCATCGCTTGCCGGGCCTGCGCGGATGAGTGCGCTCAGCACGCTGACCATCACGAGCACTGCCGCGTCTGCGCCGAGGCGTGCCGCCGGTGCGAGCATGCCTGCGCCGACCTGCTGGCCTCCCTGGGCTGAGCACTATCCCGGGCGGCTCCCCGCGGCCCGGATTGCCACGGGAGCTGCCCGGGAGGTTCGGGCGGACGCTCTAGCATTTCGCGGCACACCTCAGGGATGCGGCCTGCTCGAAAGCCTTCTCCTTGGCCGTTCGGAGCGGGCATTCTCATCCGAATTTTCTGGACTGAATAGACACGCAGTCCCTCAACCCCTCAGAGAACGGAGCTTGCCCCATGTCAGATACTCACCAGGACCGCACGCAGGGCCGCGGTCACCAGGGCAAGCACTCCTCGCATCAGATGAAGATGTATCTACGGTTCGGGGCCATGATCCTGACCGGGATGGTGGTGATGTACGGCGTCATGTTCGTCAGCACCTGGGAGTGGAGCCACGTGCGCCTGAGTGAAAGCCGCATGATCATGGCGCTGACCATGGGCGGTACCATGGGACTGGTGATGTTCGCGTGGATGATGAACATGTACAAGAACACCAAGGCCAACATCGCCGTCGTCGTGATCAGCGTGCTGCTGCTCGGCACTGGTGTCGCCCTGGACCGCAGTCAAGTGACGGTGCAGGACACGGGGTACATGAAGTCGATGATCCCGCACCATTCGATGGCGATCACTCGTTCGGAACGTGCGAACCTCGACGATGTCCGGGTGTGTGAGCTCGCGGTGGCGATCAGTGAGGCTCAGCGGCGCGAGATCGCGGAGATGGATTGGCTGATCCAGGACATCGACAGCAACGGCACCGCCACCACCGCTGAGGAGGCAGAGTCTCGTCCGGTCCCCGAGTACGACGACACCGCCGACCTCGAATGCCCCACAGACTGAGTGGGCTCTCCCAGACTCCAAACTAGTTGGCCTGGATTCAACCATCCTCGGAGTATCGCC from Nesterenkonia sandarakina encodes the following:
- a CDS encoding four-helix bundle copper-binding protein, which encodes MTHHVTSMLDTYPKDISWVDKQKLAECIEACFECAQTCTACADACLAEDMVAELTTCIRTNADCADICAMTGNVLSRQTGVNIDLVRAVVEACRIACRACADECAQHADHHEHCRVCAEACRRCEHACADLLASLG
- a CDS encoding DUF305 domain-containing protein, translating into MSDTHQDRTQGRGHQGKHSSHQMKMYLRFGAMILTGMVVMYGVMFVSTWEWSHVRLSESRMIMALTMGGTMGLVMFAWMMNMYKNTKANIAVVVISVLLLGTGVALDRSQVTVQDTGYMKSMIPHHSMAITRSERANLDDVRVCELAVAISEAQRREIAEMDWLIQDIDSNGTATTAEEAESRPVPEYDDTADLECPTD